The Verrucomicrobiia bacterium genome window below encodes:
- a CDS encoding flagellin, producing MRITFSTFPNALVPQLGTLASRQAKLQTEAATGQRVQNASDDPVAMRRVLDLQAEAQSMGQYRKNVTRLQEVAGASFTAMRSLQKVSDRASEIATLADGLKSPEEMKIYAAEVNQLIQQAVQTANAKNRGDYIFAGTKNDLPPFTMALDANGQVTGVTYQGNDSVAESEIVPGQTIAVQPPGVNTSGSGPQGLLGDSRNGSDLFGHLISLRDNLLAGNAAGIVADHTNLAKDEDNLMQQYGLNGSIQSRLEVTAARIGDQLLSVESVVSQEVDADLAETLVKLNETQMAYQAALQSGASIMKMSLMDYLR from the coding sequence ATGCGCATCACTTTCAGCACTTTTCCGAATGCCTTGGTCCCGCAACTGGGAACATTGGCATCGCGTCAGGCGAAGCTTCAGACTGAGGCGGCGACGGGGCAGCGCGTGCAGAACGCTTCTGATGATCCGGTGGCGATGCGGCGGGTGCTGGACCTGCAAGCTGAGGCGCAGAGCATGGGGCAGTATCGGAAGAATGTGACGCGCTTGCAGGAGGTGGCCGGGGCTTCTTTCACGGCGATGCGTTCTTTGCAGAAGGTTTCAGATCGCGCTTCTGAGATCGCGACGTTGGCAGATGGGCTCAAATCTCCCGAGGAGATGAAGATTTACGCGGCTGAAGTGAACCAACTCATCCAGCAGGCGGTGCAGACGGCGAATGCGAAGAACCGTGGAGATTATATTTTTGCAGGCACGAAGAACGATCTGCCGCCGTTCACGATGGCGCTGGATGCGAATGGGCAGGTCACGGGGGTGACGTATCAGGGGAATGATTCGGTGGCGGAGAGCGAGATTGTGCCGGGACAGACGATCGCGGTGCAACCGCCGGGTGTGAACACGAGCGGCAGTGGGCCGCAAGGGTTGCTGGGGGATTCGCGCAATGGCTCGGATCTGTTCGGACATCTTATCTCGCTGCGGGATAATCTGCTGGCGGGGAATGCAGCGGGCATAGTGGCGGATCACACGAATCTCGCTAAGGACGAGGACAACCTGATGCAGCAATATGGATTGAATGGGTCGATCCAGTCGCGTCTGGAAGTGACGGCGGCACGGATCGGCGATCAATTGCTCTCGGTGGAATCGGTGGTGTCGCAGGAAGTGGATGCGGATCTGGCGGAGACGCTGGTGAAGCTGAATGAGACGCAGATGGCGTATCAGGCGGCGCTGCAGAGCGGGGCTTCTATCATGAAGATGTCGTTGATGGATTATCTCAGGTGA
- a CDS encoding alkaline phosphatase D family protein: MKSTLKCWLVVTVSLLIGNHLRLDAAESSVALTNIVFGSCLNKVEHPMLDRTLEVPMDLFIFMGDNIYGDTTNMTVMRAKYDALKNSRFFQGLKKKAPFVATWDDHDYGVNDGGANFAFKKESQEEFYNWLDEPQDSPRRKQEGVYSSHIYGPEGKRVQVILLDTRYFRSQLTRGNHGMEPSGGPYMPSPFKSTTMLGDTQWVWLAEELKKPAEVRLMISSIQFVPEFCGCEAWANLPHEKERMLALIQETKANGIVFLSGDRHWCELSRMDGPTGYPLYELTASAMTQVHPRGTPTPNVNRLIPKTYHEANVGQLSIDWGKKDTELHLKIIDVRGEVQIEKKIKVSELQGK, translated from the coding sequence GTGAAATCTACCCTGAAGTGCTGGCTGGTGGTGACGGTGTCGTTGTTGATCGGGAATCATCTGCGATTGGATGCGGCGGAGAGTAGCGTTGCGCTGACGAATATCGTGTTCGGGTCGTGCTTGAATAAGGTGGAGCATCCGATGCTGGATCGTACGCTCGAGGTGCCGATGGATCTTTTCATTTTCATGGGGGATAACATTTACGGTGACACGACGAACATGACGGTGATGCGGGCGAAGTATGATGCGCTGAAGAACAGCCGTTTTTTCCAAGGATTGAAGAAGAAGGCGCCGTTTGTAGCGACGTGGGATGATCATGATTACGGGGTGAATGATGGTGGAGCGAACTTTGCTTTTAAGAAGGAATCGCAGGAGGAATTCTATAACTGGCTGGATGAGCCGCAGGATTCGCCACGGCGCAAGCAGGAGGGGGTTTACAGCTCGCACATTTATGGGCCGGAGGGGAAGCGGGTGCAGGTGATCCTTTTGGATACGCGGTATTTTCGGAGTCAATTGACGCGGGGGAATCATGGGATGGAGCCGAGCGGCGGGCCGTATATGCCATCGCCCTTCAAATCCACGACGATGCTGGGGGATACGCAGTGGGTGTGGCTGGCGGAGGAATTAAAGAAACCGGCGGAGGTGAGGTTGATGATCTCGAGCATCCAGTTCGTGCCGGAGTTCTGCGGGTGCGAGGCGTGGGCAAATCTGCCGCATGAGAAGGAGCGGATGCTGGCGCTGATTCAGGAGACGAAGGCGAACGGAATCGTGTTCCTGAGCGGGGACCGGCATTGGTGCGAGCTGTCGCGCATGGACGGGCCGACGGGGTATCCGCTGTATGAATTGACGGCGAGTGCGATGACGCAGGTGCATCCGCGCGGCACGCCGACACCGAATGTGAACCGGCTGATCCCGAAGACATATCATGAGGCGAATGTGGGACAGTTGAGCATCGATTGGGGGAAGAAGGATACGGAGTTGCATTTGAAGATCATTGATGTGAGGGGTGAGGTGCAGATCGAGAAGAAGATCAAGGTGAGTGAGTTGCAGGGGAAGTGA
- a CDS encoding rhomboid family intramembrane serine protease, which yields MTNEAPVLIPVKDRRQAMDWSLVLASQGIEVGIAQVEGERFALEVAAVDSTRAFQVLKLYHKETRGWNWWMARTEEGPHLETLAMFWVLALIFWHAMADKWPGIEAAGVMDSQRFALGDWWRLFTAVTLHSDLAHLAANCSIGLLFFCLAGARYGLGISLLTSYLAGVLGNVAGWMVYDGPYNSLGASGMVMGAVGLIIARPVIGQAPMLKWKGLLVTLSAGAMLFLLVGASGSPETDMVAHVAGFVAGLVFGWRLRRWPQMKEPRVQNRALSLFLFMLSVPWCLALGRS from the coding sequence ATGACGAATGAGGCACCAGTTTTGATTCCGGTGAAGGATCGCAGGCAGGCGATGGACTGGAGCCTGGTGCTGGCGAGCCAGGGGATCGAGGTGGGCATCGCGCAGGTGGAGGGGGAGCGGTTCGCGTTGGAGGTGGCGGCGGTGGATTCCACGCGGGCGTTCCAAGTATTGAAGTTGTATCATAAGGAGACGCGCGGGTGGAACTGGTGGATGGCGCGGACGGAGGAGGGACCGCACTTGGAAACATTGGCGATGTTCTGGGTGCTGGCGTTGATTTTCTGGCATGCGATGGCGGATAAGTGGCCGGGCATCGAGGCTGCCGGGGTGATGGATAGCCAGCGGTTTGCACTGGGGGACTGGTGGCGACTCTTTACGGCGGTGACGTTGCACAGCGATCTGGCGCATCTGGCGGCGAATTGTTCCATCGGCCTATTGTTTTTTTGTCTGGCGGGAGCGCGGTATGGATTGGGGATTTCGCTGCTGACGTCTTACCTGGCGGGTGTGCTGGGGAATGTGGCGGGATGGATGGTGTATGACGGGCCTTACAATAGTCTCGGTGCTTCGGGGATGGTGATGGGGGCTGTGGGATTGATCATTGCGCGGCCGGTGATCGGACAGGCGCCGATGTTGAAGTGGAAGGGGCTGCTGGTGACGCTCAGCGCGGGGGCGATGTTATTCCTGCTGGTGGGTGCGAGCGGGAGTCCGGAGACGGATATGGTGGCGCATGTTGCGGGGTTTGTGGCGGGGCTGGTGTTTGGGTGGAGATTGCGCCGCTGGCCGCAGATGAAGGAGCCGCGCGTCCAAAATCGAGCGTTATCACTTTTTCTTTTCATGCTGTCTGTCCCGTGGTGTCTCGCCTTGGGACGCTCTTGA
- a CDS encoding phosphate ABC transporter substrate-binding protein PstS family protein, with protein MKRTLWALALLLAGQFAAVVAGEVTIKGSDTMVILAQRWAETFMKQTSGVNIQVTGGGSGTGIAALRNNSTDIATASRAMKPKEMADLIATHGAKPLEIKTSLDGLSVYVHASNPMKEISFAQLDRIFRGQARNWSEFGGPDKPIVIYSRENNSGTYAYFKEHVLKEQDFSARALTMVGTAALINAVSKDPGAIGYGGIGYASGVKSLMVKEKDTDEACLPTDENVISGKYPLSRYLFFYLMPGGMSGDVKKFVDWVVTPAGQEVVTAAGYIPLPAAKPAPAVAVATTAPAMVAKAPVAVASQPVSAFVPAQAVAAPSPQTVQPVVAQVQPMAAQPVPQQHVYQQPQAYVAQPAYNPTSAIESLLEQSAALGKREAMMAGREESFASREAKLADREARLVGKESEVGVREAGLVSKEKELTAKEKELMRIEDELNKGRRDSNRSNLFRR; from the coding sequence ATGAAACGTACACTTTGGGCGTTAGCCCTTCTTCTTGCGGGCCAGTTCGCCGCGGTGGTGGCCGGTGAAGTCACCATCAAGGGTTCGGATACCATGGTCATCCTCGCGCAGCGGTGGGCGGAGACTTTCATGAAGCAGACGTCGGGTGTGAACATCCAGGTGACGGGTGGCGGATCGGGAACGGGCATCGCGGCACTGCGCAACAACTCGACGGATATCGCCACGGCTTCCCGGGCGATGAAGCCGAAGGAGATGGCGGACCTCATCGCCACGCACGGGGCGAAGCCGCTGGAGATCAAGACCTCGCTGGATGGTCTCTCGGTGTATGTGCATGCGAGCAATCCCATGAAGGAGATCAGCTTTGCCCAGTTGGACCGCATCTTCCGCGGGCAGGCGCGCAACTGGAGCGAGTTCGGCGGGCCGGACAAACCGATCGTGATTTACAGCCGGGAGAACAATTCCGGCACGTATGCCTATTTCAAAGAACACGTGTTGAAGGAACAGGATTTTTCCGCGCGCGCCCTGACGATGGTGGGCACGGCGGCCTTGATCAATGCCGTCTCCAAAGACCCGGGCGCCATCGGTTACGGCGGCATCGGTTACGCGAGCGGGGTGAAATCGCTCATGGTGAAGGAAAAGGATACGGATGAAGCGTGCCTGCCCACGGATGAGAATGTGATCTCCGGCAAGTATCCGCTTTCACGTTATCTGTTCTTCTACCTCATGCCCGGCGGCATGAGCGGTGATGTGAAGAAGTTCGTCGATTGGGTGGTGACGCCGGCCGGGCAGGAAGTTGTGACGGCGGCGGGTTATATCCCGTTGCCGGCGGCCAAGCCGGCTCCAGCCGTTGCGGTCGCTACCACGGCCCCGGCGATGGTCGCCAAAGCTCCAGTGGCGGTTGCTTCACAGCCGGTGAGTGCCTTTGTGCCAGCACAAGCGGTTGCCGCCCCCTCTCCGCAAACGGTGCAGCCGGTGGTCGCGCAAGTCCAGCCGATGGCGGCCCAGCCGGTGCCGCAGCAGCATGTTTACCAACAACCGCAGGCTTATGTGGCGCAGCCTGCTTACAATCCGACCTCGGCCATCGAGTCGTTGCTCGAGCAATCGGCCGCTCTGGGCAAGCGCGAGGCGATGATGGCGGGGCGCGAGGAATCTTTCGCGTCGCGTGAAGCCAAACTGGCCGATCGTGAGGCGCGGTTGGTGGGCAAGGAATCCGAAGTGGGAGTGCGGGAAGCGGGGTTGGTCTCCAAGGAAAAGGAGCTCACCGCCAAGGAGAAGGAATTGATGCGGATTGAAGACGAGCTGAACAAAGGCCGCCGCGATTCAAACCGTTCCAATCTGTTCCGCCGTTAG
- the pstC gene encoding phosphate ABC transporter permease subunit PstC, with the protein MQKQNQNANGTEPAWNPVPELCGYRESIWVWLVERGSVAVSGLVIALLVLIFVFMFKESMPIMLGQMDNARSGKTLTWAEVQALKPEEQAAYLGLKLEKIQGFTPDILQSLVELKAEEKKAKANPDTALNTTSWMMMLKPYQWTGYEAKSYVWQPNSEVQKYNIIPLAVGSLKISIVAILVAVPLAVIAALYLSQMAPTAVREIVKPAIEMLAGIPTVVLGFFGLMIMATVMQNTFGYEYRLNVFVAGVVTALAIIPIVFTVSEDALSAVPIAHRDAAYAMGASPWYASIFVVLPAAMPGVAAAVLLGFGRAIGETMIALMISGNAFLMGPSFFEPGRTIPATIGSELAETAYQGQHYRILFLIGTLLFCFTFVMNLIGDQIIHHLKARLEGSVSHEHHTVAQPEAPNANLNL; encoded by the coding sequence ATGCAGAAGCAAAATCAGAACGCCAACGGTACTGAACCGGCATGGAACCCGGTGCCGGAGCTGTGCGGCTACCGTGAGAGCATCTGGGTATGGCTCGTGGAGCGCGGCAGCGTGGCGGTGTCCGGACTGGTGATCGCGTTGCTGGTGCTCATCTTCGTGTTCATGTTCAAGGAGTCCATGCCCATCATGCTGGGGCAGATGGACAACGCACGTTCAGGCAAGACGCTGACTTGGGCCGAAGTGCAGGCGCTAAAACCGGAGGAGCAGGCGGCATATCTGGGATTGAAACTGGAGAAGATACAGGGTTTTACACCGGACATCCTGCAATCCCTGGTGGAGCTTAAGGCGGAGGAGAAAAAGGCCAAGGCGAACCCGGATACGGCACTCAATACCACCTCGTGGATGATGATGCTGAAGCCTTATCAATGGACGGGCTACGAGGCGAAATCGTATGTGTGGCAGCCGAATTCCGAGGTGCAGAAGTATAATATCATTCCGCTCGCCGTGGGCAGTTTGAAGATCTCGATCGTCGCGATTCTGGTCGCCGTGCCCCTGGCGGTGATCGCGGCGCTTTATCTTTCGCAAATGGCTCCGACGGCGGTCCGCGAGATCGTGAAGCCGGCCATCGAGATGCTGGCGGGCATTCCGACGGTGGTGCTGGGTTTCTTCGGCCTGATGATCATGGCCACGGTGATGCAGAACACGTTCGGCTATGAGTATCGCCTGAATGTGTTTGTGGCGGGAGTGGTCACGGCACTGGCGATCATCCCGATCGTGTTCACCGTTTCCGAGGACGCGCTGAGTGCGGTGCCGATCGCGCATCGGGACGCGGCTTACGCGATGGGTGCTTCACCCTGGTATGCTTCCATCTTCGTCGTGCTGCCCGCAGCGATGCCGGGTGTGGCGGCCGCGGTGTTGCTTGGTTTTGGCCGGGCCATCGGCGAGACGATGATCGCGTTGATGATCTCCGGCAATGCGTTCCTGATGGGACCGAGTTTTTTTGAACCGGGCCGCACGATTCCGGCCACGATCGGCTCGGAGCTGGCGGAGACGGCGTATCAGGGGCAGCACTACCGCATCCTCTTTCTCATCGGCACGCTGCTGTTCTGCTTCACCTTTGTGATGAACCTCATCGGCGACCAGATCATCCATCACCTGAAGGCGCGGCTGGAAGGTTCCGTGTCTCATGAGCATCACACGGTGGCGCAACCGGAAGCACCGAACGCAAATCTCAATCTTTGA
- the pstA gene encoding phosphate ABC transporter permease PstA, giving the protein MSLAALAIVGMVVWIIGEILLKGYHGLNPAFIFGGIEAGMFSVEKSGVFPMLFGTVALVMIMTVMVVPFGVITAVYLHEYADQQAWWTRTIRLAVNNLAGVPAIVFGLFGLGFFVYFIGGGFDRLMNHPTPVWGKPALIWASFTMAVLTLPVVVVSTEEALRAVPQSIRDASMGLGAGKLETLWRLVIPQAMPGILTGAILAISRGAGEVAPIMFTGAAYLAPLPDSLNDQFMELGYHILILATQSPDVEATKPLLFATVLVLIALTCALNLLAILGRAYLRRKYRQLHH; this is encoded by the coding sequence ATGTCCCTGGCGGCGCTGGCGATCGTGGGCATGGTGGTGTGGATCATCGGCGAGATCCTGCTCAAGGGGTATCACGGCCTGAATCCGGCATTCATCTTTGGCGGCATCGAGGCGGGCATGTTCTCGGTGGAGAAGTCGGGCGTGTTCCCGATGCTGTTTGGAACGGTGGCGCTGGTGATGATCATGACGGTGATGGTGGTGCCTTTCGGTGTCATCACCGCCGTGTATCTGCATGAGTATGCGGACCAGCAGGCGTGGTGGACGCGGACGATCCGCCTGGCGGTGAACAATCTTGCCGGTGTGCCGGCGATCGTGTTCGGGCTCTTCGGCCTGGGCTTCTTCGTCTATTTCATCGGCGGCGGTTTTGACCGGCTGATGAACCATCCCACGCCGGTGTGGGGCAAGCCGGCCTTGATCTGGGCTTCCTTCACGATGGCGGTGCTGACTTTGCCGGTGGTGGTGGTCTCGACGGAAGAAGCGCTTCGTGCTGTGCCGCAATCCATCCGTGATGCGAGCATGGGATTGGGCGCGGGCAAGCTGGAGACGTTATGGCGACTGGTCATCCCGCAGGCGATGCCGGGCATCTTGACGGGGGCCATCCTGGCGATCAGCCGGGGCGCGGGTGAGGTGGCGCCCATCATGTTCACGGGGGCGGCGTATCTGGCGCCGTTGCCGGATTCATTGAACGACCAGTTCATGGAGCTGGGTTACCACATCCTCATCCTCGCGACGCAGTCGCCCGATGTGGAGGCGACGAAGCCGCTGCTCTTTGCCACGGTGCTGGTGCTGATCGCACTGACCTGTGCCTTGAACTTGCTGGCCATCCTGGGCCGCGCTTATCTGCGGCGCAAATACCGTCAACTGCATCACTAA
- the pstB gene encoding phosphate ABC transporter ATP-binding protein PstB: MASPTPSRPAIKIAPTAVVPVTPVEPEVPVAVVTENELAPVAMPLAQVSGGNSNRLRPTVEVHSAHASMSAKPEGPKAECVDIKNLSLYYGPNQVLQDISFPIKEKRVTALIGPSGCGKSTLLRCLNRMNDQIPRCKVIGQVTFHGLNIYAPNVNSTRLRRFVGMVFQRSNPFPKSIFENVAFGIRLHKLARTEVEMKLMVEEALMRVGLWDEVKDRLNQNALNLSGGQQQRLCIARTIAVKPKVILMDEPASALDPLATARIEELIRELQRDYTIVLVTHNLQQAGRCSDYTAFLYLGKMVEYDETATMFSRPRQTLTENYIMGRFG, encoded by the coding sequence ATGGCTTCTCCAACTCCTTCACGTCCCGCGATCAAAATCGCACCGACGGCGGTGGTGCCGGTCACTCCGGTTGAGCCGGAAGTGCCGGTCGCCGTGGTCACGGAAAATGAACTGGCTCCGGTTGCTATGCCGCTGGCGCAAGTGAGCGGTGGTAACAGCAACCGCCTGCGGCCCACGGTGGAGGTACACTCCGCCCATGCCTCAATGTCGGCCAAGCCGGAAGGGCCGAAAGCCGAGTGCGTGGACATAAAGAATCTCTCGCTGTACTACGGGCCGAACCAGGTGCTGCAGGACATCTCCTTTCCCATCAAAGAAAAGCGCGTGACGGCACTAATCGGGCCGTCGGGCTGCGGCAAGTCCACGTTGTTACGCTGCCTGAACCGGATGAACGACCAGATCCCGCGCTGCAAGGTGATCGGGCAGGTGACCTTCCATGGATTGAACATCTATGCGCCGAATGTGAATTCCACGCGTTTGCGCCGTTTCGTGGGCATGGTGTTCCAGCGTTCGAATCCGTTCCCGAAAAGCATTTTTGAGAATGTCGCCTTTGGCATCCGCCTGCACAAGCTGGCGCGGACGGAGGTGGAGATGAAGCTGATGGTGGAGGAGGCGCTCATGCGGGTGGGTCTCTGGGATGAGGTGAAGGACCGTCTGAACCAGAACGCGCTGAATCTCTCCGGCGGCCAGCAGCAACGCCTGTGCATCGCGCGCACGATCGCGGTGAAGCCCAAGGTGATCCTGATGGATGAACCGGCCTCCGCGCTCGATCCGCTGGCGACGGCGCGCATTGAGGAGCTGATCCGGGAATTGCAACGCGACTACACCATCGTGCTGGTGACACATAACCTGCAACAGGCGGGGCGTTGCTCGGATTACACGGCGTTCCTTTATCTGGGGAAGATGGTGGAGTATGACGAGACGGCCACGATGTTTTCACGACCAAGGCAGACGTTGACGGAGAATTATATCATGGGCCGGTTCGGTTGA
- a CDS encoding DUF4388 domain-containing protein, whose amino-acid sequence MQTKSILAHDLVEHSTVLDGNTRVRDLLAWFKTNANVHYVAVTDQGGLGGIVGRDQLNARLADKYGWSVLADRPLTTIMNPAPVIVEGSMELHSITHFLLNTPADGSDFYQDMVILKDGQFIGLASVKRLLYKQMEQIQVQMAAIERQAETLALKNQELVSTSLKLQDNEQELRQFFETCSVPLLELDGSNHFVQANRRFLRLLGYKAEELGPEIADTGLVRGGVAELQAAVIRNERAMGESKSIYFMVLRHKNGSEIGVEASMDVDEVRRRTVLSVLRVATEDELRLHLRLLREAEGKGALAQNIVSSIIDRGNDTTRMVRKVESMISVADKLEHADQSNTFNGDIADFSVTDLAQLLVMGSKTGQLGIQSDVFWGMAYFDRGRIVHAETVNKKGEAALFAMVGVKKGTFVFTYDERAPQVTIDEDPTTLLIRVCSGVDEGRGDSNTYRLDTESNSLTAVG is encoded by the coding sequence ATGCAAACGAAATCCATACTGGCGCACGATCTGGTGGAGCACAGCACGGTGCTGGACGGGAACACCCGTGTCCGCGATCTGCTGGCATGGTTCAAGACGAATGCCAATGTGCATTACGTGGCGGTCACGGACCAAGGCGGTCTCGGCGGCATCGTGGGTCGTGACCAGCTCAATGCGCGGCTGGCGGACAAGTATGGCTGGTCGGTGCTGGCGGACCGGCCGCTGACGACGATCATGAATCCCGCGCCAGTGATCGTGGAGGGGAGCATGGAGCTGCACTCCATCACGCACTTCCTGCTGAACACGCCGGCGGATGGCAGTGATTTTTACCAGGACATGGTGATCCTGAAGGATGGCCAATTCATCGGCCTGGCTTCCGTGAAGCGGCTGCTCTACAAGCAGATGGAGCAGATCCAGGTGCAGATGGCGGCGATCGAGCGGCAGGCGGAAACGCTGGCGTTGAAGAACCAGGAGCTGGTCTCGACCAGCTTGAAGCTGCAAGACAACGAGCAGGAGCTGCGACAATTCTTCGAGACCTGTTCGGTGCCGTTGCTGGAACTGGACGGCAGCAATCATTTTGTGCAGGCGAACCGGCGTTTTCTGAGGTTGCTCGGCTACAAGGCGGAGGAGCTGGGGCCGGAGATCGCGGATACGGGCCTGGTGCGTGGCGGGGTGGCGGAGCTGCAGGCGGCGGTGATACGCAATGAACGCGCGATGGGCGAGAGCAAGTCCATCTACTTCATGGTTCTGCGGCACAAGAATGGATCGGAGATCGGTGTGGAGGCCTCGATGGATGTGGATGAGGTGCGGCGGCGGACGGTGTTGAGCGTGCTGCGGGTGGCGACGGAGGATGAGTTGCGCTTGCATCTGCGGCTGTTGCGCGAGGCGGAGGGCAAGGGTGCGCTGGCGCAGAACATCGTGAGTTCGATCATCGATCGCGGCAATGACACGACGCGGATGGTGAGGAAGGTGGAGTCCATGATCTCCGTGGCGGACAAGCTGGAGCACGCGGACCAGAGCAATACTTTCAACGGGGACATCGCGGATTTCAGTGTGACGGACCTGGCGCAGTTGCTGGTCATGGGGAGCAAGACGGGGCAATTGGGGATCCAGAGCGATGTGTTTTGGGGGATGGCGTATTTCGACCGGGGCCGCATAGTGCATGCGGAGACGGTGAACAAGAAGGGGGAGGCAGCGCTCTTCGCGATGGTGGGGGTGAAGAAGGGGACGTTTGTGTTCACTTATGACGAACGGGCACCGCAGGTGACGATCGATGAAGATCCCACGACGTTGCTCATCCGTGTGTGTTCCGGGGTGGATGAGGGCCGGGGAGATTCGAACACTTACCGTTTGGATACTGAATCCAACTCGCTGACGGCGGTGGGTTGA
- a CDS encoding multidrug efflux SMR transporter: MAWFYLFLGGALEIVWLIAMKYSNGFRNFWPSLIVVLALIASMFVVSLAIKTIPMGTAYAIWTGIGAAGGAIAGIILFNESKDWLRLLSIALIIAGIIGLKFTATAGTPEQTAQPTAVSELDSVSKR, from the coding sequence ATGGCTTGGTTCTATCTTTTCCTCGGCGGGGCACTTGAGATCGTCTGGTTGATCGCCATGAAATACTCCAACGGCTTCCGGAATTTCTGGCCCAGCCTCATCGTCGTGCTCGCCCTCATCGCCAGCATGTTCGTCGTCTCCCTCGCCATCAAAACCATCCCCATGGGCACCGCCTACGCCATCTGGACCGGCATCGGCGCCGCCGGTGGAGCCATCGCGGGCATCATCCTCTTTAATGAATCCAAAGATTGGCTGCGCCTCCTCAGCATCGCCCTCATCATCGCCGGCATCATCGGCCTGAAATTTACCGCCACAGCCGGGACACCGGAGCAAACCGCTCAACCCACCGCCGTCAGCGAGTTGGATTCAGTATCCAAACGGTAA
- a CDS encoding PEP-CTERM sorting domain-containing protein, which translates to MKKFIQAIALAVLMTASSAFAQTGPVLLNNYDSNNAIFAPGGSLASGSVFVQLFAGTDAGNLVLVSNSGGQNTFSLLEPGFFDSGFGYTGLPNNSSGYFRLVAWSGGSTFDTAQIRGSVDWTQTVGNQNPGSPLLPPPTSAVLNNPVLNMAVVPEPTTIALGVLGGLGLLARRRKNA; encoded by the coding sequence ATGAAAAAATTTATTCAAGCTATCGCACTGGCAGTTTTGATGACGGCGTCATCTGCTTTCGCGCAGACTGGTCCGGTGTTGCTGAATAACTACGACAGCAACAATGCAATCTTTGCTCCGGGTGGCTCCTTGGCGTCCGGCAGTGTGTTTGTGCAGTTGTTTGCGGGCACGGATGCTGGCAATTTGGTATTGGTGAGTAACAGCGGCGGTCAAAACACGTTCTCCTTGTTGGAGCCGGGCTTTTTTGACAGCGGCTTTGGCTACACGGGCTTGCCGAACAATAGCAGCGGTTACTTCCGTTTAGTTGCTTGGAGTGGTGGCTCTACTTTTGACACAGCTCAAATCCGCGGCAGTGTGGATTGGACGCAGACTGTGGGCAACCAAAACCCTGGTAGCCCGTTGCTGCCGCCACCGACCTCGGCTGTTTTGAACAACCCTGTCTTGAACATGGCTGTTGTTCCCGAGCCGACGACAATCGCTCTTGGTGTGTTGGGTGGTTTGGGTTTGCTGGCCCGCCGCCGCAAGAATGCTTAA
- a CDS encoding type 1 glutamine amidotransferase domain-containing protein produces MQKKLLALVDDIYEDLELWYPKLRLEEAGYDTKLAGEEIKVYKGKHGYPAETEIEISRIRTMDYCGLLIPGGFMPDKLRRDPKVLSLVKDFHERGNLVAFICHGGWIPISAKILKGKKATGSLGIKDDLINAGAIWVDEAAVVDGNLISSRTPKDLPAFANEMVKWLRRSG; encoded by the coding sequence ATGCAAAAGAAGCTGCTCGCTCTGGTGGACGATATCTACGAGGACTTGGAATTGTGGTATCCCAAACTGCGCCTCGAAGAGGCCGGCTACGACACCAAACTCGCTGGCGAAGAGATCAAAGTTTACAAGGGCAAGCACGGCTATCCCGCAGAAACAGAAATTGAGATCAGCCGCATCCGCACCATGGATTACTGCGGCCTGCTGATTCCGGGTGGCTTCATGCCAGACAAGTTGCGTCGCGATCCCAAAGTGCTTTCACTGGTGAAGGATTTTCATGAACGCGGCAACTTGGTCGCCTTCATCTGCCACGGCGGCTGGATTCCCATCTCCGCCAAAATCCTGAAAGGTAAGAAAGCCACTGGATCCCTTGGCATCAAAGACGATTTGATTAATGCTGGCGCCATCTGGGTGGATGAGGCCGCCGTAGTCGATGGCAATCTGATTTCTAGCCGCACACCAAAGGACCTGCCTGCTTTCGCCAATGAAATGGTGAAATGGCTCCGCCGCTCCGGCTAG
- a CDS encoding 2-oxoisovalerate dehydrogenase, producing the protein MSSEIIFEVTEAEEGGYCASALGFGINTQGDTLEELRTMVRDAVDCYFDDAEKAPKVIRLHFVRDEVLSR; encoded by the coding sequence ATGAGTTCGGAAATCATTTTTGAAGTCACAGAAGCGGAAGAGGGGGGGTATTGTGCTTCTGCATTGGGTTTCGGGATCAATACCCAGGGTGACACGTTGGAAGAACTCAGGACTATGGTTCGCGATGCTGTGGATTGCTATTTTGATGATGCGGAAAAAGCGCCCAAAGTCATCAGATTGCATTTTGTCCGTGATGAAGTTTTGAGTCGATGA